The genomic window TGTTTCTATCAATAAATGTTTACATTTTAGAAGATTTTATTATGTTTGCTTTTTTAATTTTTGGTCATTTATATTACTAATAGAAAGTTCAATTATTTTAGAAATTTATATAAATTATTTTCTCTTTAAATATATAATTTTTTCTTCTCCAAGATAATTCTCATGGACAATTTCAAAATCTATGTTTATGTCATTTAAAGCATTAATTCCATTTCTAATTTTTGGACTTACAATTAATACAATATAATCAATTTTTTCTTTTAATATATTCATTAAATTATAAACACCCTCAACCATTACAAGCTTGTAATCAAGTAATTTAAATAAATCATCGCTAATCAAAACTTGCCTATTTGGTACTTTAAATAGTTGAATATTATTATCAAATATTTTATTTTTACTATAAATCATTATATTTGGAGCACGACCTGCAATATATCTTGCATCAAGGGTTGGTTTATCAATTCTTACTGTATTTCCACCTATTAACATTAAATCTACTTTATCTCTTAATGTGTGAACGTAAAGTTGGCTCATTTTTGAGGATACTGTTCCATCAATGCAGCCATTTAATGTTTGAGCCATTTTATAAAAGATAAAAGTTCCACTACTCCACTTTATAAATGGATATAAAAGGTTATAAGCCTCTTTTTTCATACATCCTAAGCTAACATCAATATTAAAATTTTTTAGTGTTTCAATGCCTCCTGAGGCAACTTTATTTATATCTTCATGGGCAACAATTACTCTTTTTGGTTTTAACTCTTTTAATAAGTTTGCACATGATGGCGTTTTACCTATATGATTACAAGGTTCTAGGGTTACAAAAATTTCACAATCATTAAAATACCCATTATGATTTTCTAAAAGAAAAGTATGAATATCTTGAGAACTATTTTTCATTTTTAGTATTGAATTTGGATATTCTATTAAATATGCAGCTTTAAGTGCATTAACTTCTGCATGGGGCATTCCAGCCTCTTTATGTGCCTCTATTGATAATAACTTACCATCTTTTAAAATAACACATCCAACAGCAGGATTTGGGTATGTTAAAAGCTGATATTTCCATGCTTCATCAATAGCTAATTTCATATAAAAATTATCATCTATTTTCATTATAATATTCGCTTTTTTTGTATAAATTTTTGAGAGTAGTATATATTAAGTAGTTTTAATTAGGGTTAAAAAACAATAGAAATAACTATTGTTTTATTACCACTCGTAGTAAGTTGCAGCTGCTAAAATATTATCATATGTGATTTCATCATCTCCAAATTCAGTTTTAACAATTATTTTTTCATTATCAGCAAAAATTAATTCACCTTTGAATACTTCAGTTGCAAAGTTTTTAATTTTAACTTTTTCACCAACTGAGGCAAGAAAATGCTCTTTTCTTCTAAGTTTTCGCTCGATACCTGGAGAGCTAACTTCTAGAATATATTCTCCACCCATTGGCTCATTTACATCCAATATTGGTGAAATCATTCTTGAAATTTCCGCACATTTATCTAAACTGATACCATTTTCAGCAGTTACTAAAACTCTAAAAATATTTCTATCATGTTCTTTTGCATTTACAATATCGTAAAGTTTAGCACCTAAACTCTCGACAGCTAATTTAATTGATTCTTCTAAACTCATTCTTCTTCACTTTTCGTTTTTCTAATTTGAGCAAATAATGCTTCAATATTTTTTGATTTTTCTAAAGATGTATCATTTAAAAAAGTAAAGTTTGGACATTTGTACCAACCAGTACTTGCAAGTATATGTGTCTTTAATCTTCCATTTGCTTTATTTAATAAAGCAATAATCTCTTTTATTTCTGCTTTTTCATAATCAGAACCATCAAAATATACAATTGCATCATATTTACCATTTTTGCAATTTACCGCTGTTATTGGTAAAGAATTAATTCTCGAATCAACTAAATTTGATAGTGCTTCTGGAATTAATTCCATTAATAAAGATTCTGTTCTTTGTAGATTAATACTTTTCATTAGTTCTTATCTACTGATACTTTCTCTTCGATTTGTATGAATGTTTCAATAAAGTCACCTGGTTTAATATCATTGAATTTATCAAACATAATTCCACACTCATAACCATTAGCAACTTCTTTAGCATCATCTTTAAATCTTTTTAATGATGAAATTTTACCTGTATAAGTTACAATTCCATCTCTAATAATTCTAGCATGACCACCTCTGATTACTTTTCCATCTGTTACTAAACATCCAGCTACAGTTCCAACTTTTGGAACAACGAAGGTGTCTCTTACTTCTGCTTGTCCAGTATTTTCTTCTCTAATTACTGCACTCATCATACCTGATAATGCATCTTTAACATCATCAATTAAATCATAAATAATTGAATAAGTATTAATAGAAATTCCATCTGCTTTTGCTTTTGCTTTAACAGAACCTGTAGGTCTTACATTAAATCCTAAAATAATACATCCCTCAGATGCACCAGCAAGAATTAAATCAGATTCTGTAATTCCACCAACAGCTGCATGTATTACTTTTACTTTTACTTCATCATTTGCAATTTTTTCTAATGAACCTTTAATAGCTTCTAGTGAACCACCAACATCCGTTTTAATAATTACGGGAAGTTGTTTGATTTTACCTTCTGCAATTAATCCACTCATCTCTTCTAAAGAAACTTTAGTAGATTTAGATAACTCTTTAGCACGTGCATGTTCAGCTCTTGTAGTTGCGATATCTCTTGCTTCTTTATCAGTATCAAGAACAACCATTACAGTACCAGTTGTTGGAACATCATTTAAACCTAAAACTGTTCCAGTTTCTGATAGTCCAAGTTCTTTAACTGGATTTCCATTATCATCAGTGATTGCTTTTACTCTACCAAAAGTAGTATCACAAACAATATTATCACCAATTCTTAGAGTTCCGTTTTGCACAATAATAGTAGCAACTGGACCTCTACCTTTTTCTAATGAAGATTCAATAACAGCAGCTTTTGCTTTTACAGTTGGATCAGCTCTTAATTCTAATAGTTCAGATTGAATTAAAATGTTTTCTAATAAATCATCAATTCCAGCACCAGTTAAAGCAGAAACTCCAATGAATTCTGTATTTCCACCCCAATCAATTGGAGTTAAATCTCTCTCAGCCATTTGAGCTTTTACCATGTCTGGATTTGCAGTTTCTTTATCCATTTTGTTAATTGCTACAATAATTGGACAACCACTAGCTTTTGCATGAGAAATAACTTCTTCGGTTTGAGGTTTAACCCCATCATCAGCAGCAACAACAATAATAACGATATCAGTAATTGCAGAACCTCTTGCTCTCATAGCAGAGAAAGCAGCATGCCCTGGAGTATCTACAAATGTGATTTTTTGTCCATTTTTTTCAACTGTATAAGATGAAATATGTTGAGTAATTCCACCTGCTTCACCTTTTGCAACTTTAGAAGATCTAATTTTATCTAATAATGAAGTTTTACCATGATCAACGTGCCCCATAATAGTAACAACTGGCGGTCGTGTAACAAAATCTGAATCATTTATATCTTCATCAAGATAATCACCAACATAATTTACATCTTCTAATGCATCTCTAACAGTTACTTCTATTCCGAACTCTTCACCAAGAATTTCTAATTCATCTTGTTTTAAGAAATCATTTTTAGTAACCATCATTCCTAAAGAAAATAAAACTGTAATAACTTCAGCAGGTGATTTTCCACAAGCTTCAGCAAATTCATAAACTCTAATATCTTCAGGAATTGTAACTTCTGTAATTTCTATAGTTTCTTGTGTTCTAGCAATTCTTTTCTTTCTTTTCCCTCTTTTTAAACCTTGAGGTGCATTTCCAAAAGCAGCTGGTCTTGAACTTCTTGATTGTTTTGCAGGATTTTGTGGTTTTGGTTCATCAAATATTTTGAATCCATCACCTAAATCCATATCTAAAAGAACAACTTCCTCACCAAGTAAAGAATCATCTGAGCTTACGAAATCATCTGTATAAGTTCTATTAACATCAAGTTTTTTACCATGATCTTGAGCTCTTACAATAGTTTTCTTTTTCTCTTTTTTTATTCTATTAATTCTTTTTTGATCTTCACTTAAAATGTGATTGTCAATATTTGATTTGTCATCTTCATCATTAGAACCTAAAATTTCACTTAATGATTTCATTTGTTTTCTTGGTTGAACTTCTAGCTCAAATGAATTAACAACTGGTTCTTCTTTTTTAGGTTTGTTCTTTTTAACAATAACTAGACCTCTTCTTTTAGGTACTATTTTATTTGCATTATCAGGATTAACTTCAGGTTTGTCTAATTCTTCTTGAGTTTTTAAAGCAGGTCTTGAAATAGGTTTAGAAATTACAACTTTTTTTAATTCAGGTTTTTTTATAACTTCCGCCTCTTTTTTTTCGATAACTTCAGTTTTCTCTAATTCTATTTTAACTTCTTTTTCTTCTTTTACTTCTTCGCTAATTTCAGGAATCTTATTTTCAATAACTTTTTTTGCTTTTGATGCTGGCTTACTCGGTAATCTTGAACTATTTCCTGTCATGATATATTTTGTAATCTCTTCAGCATCTTCATATGATACTGCACTTTGCGGTGATTTTAGTTCTATTCCTAAATCTTTAGCTTTCGCAATTACATCTTGGCTACTTGCTCCCGCTTCTTCTGCAATTTCATATACTCTTACTTTATCTGACATCTGTTAGCATCTCCTTAAGTTGTGTGACATACTTATCTTTATTTTTACACTCTCTGCAGAGTGACTTTTCGATTTTTTTATAATCTTTTCCGTTTATATCCATTTGTAAATGTTTTTCACACTCTCCACAAATATAAAAACTTCTACCATAATTATTGTAAAACAATAATTTCTTCTCTTCACATTTTAGTCTTAATAACTCTTTTTGTTCAAATTTGCCTCTGCAAATGACACAAGTTCTTAAGGTCTTTTTTAAACTAGGCAAATATTATACCTAAAATATACTTAATATCAAAGACTTTCAAATTTCTATTCTCACACCGACATTATCAAAATCTGCTACAAACACTTTGAAATGAGGAAATCTAAGCTTTAGTGCTTTTTCAAGATTTTTACTATCATCTCCATAAGCCATTGAAAATAGTGTTGAACCAGATCCAGAAAGTGTACTCATTAACGCACCTTCTTTTAAAGCAGTTTTTTGAACATCAAAAAGTTCTGGCATCTGTTTCATTCTATATTTTTGATGAACTTGATCATGAGAAGCATTTTTTAACATTTCCCAATC from Arcobacter venerupis includes these protein-coding regions:
- a CDS encoding DUF448 domain-containing protein — protein: MPSLKKTLRTCVICRGKFEQKELLRLKCEEKKLLFYNNYGRSFYICGECEKHLQMDINGKDYKKIEKSLCRECKNKDKYVTQLKEMLTDVR
- the rbfA gene encoding 30S ribosome-binding factor RbfA, with amino-acid sequence MKSINLQRTESLLMELIPEALSNLVDSRINSLPITAVNCKNGKYDAIVYFDGSDYEKAEIKEIIALLNKANGRLKTHILASTGWYKCPNFTFLNDTSLEKSKNIEALFAQIRKTKSEEE
- the infB gene encoding translation initiation factor IF-2; translated protein: MSDKVRVYEIAEEAGASSQDVIAKAKDLGIELKSPQSAVSYEDAEEITKYIMTGNSSRLPSKPASKAKKVIENKIPEISEEVKEEKEVKIELEKTEVIEKKEAEVIKKPELKKVVISKPISRPALKTQEELDKPEVNPDNANKIVPKRRGLVIVKKNKPKKEEPVVNSFELEVQPRKQMKSLSEILGSNDEDDKSNIDNHILSEDQKRINRIKKEKKKTIVRAQDHGKKLDVNRTYTDDFVSSDDSLLGEEVVLLDMDLGDGFKIFDEPKPQNPAKQSRSSRPAAFGNAPQGLKRGKRKKRIARTQETIEITEVTIPEDIRVYEFAEACGKSPAEVITVLFSLGMMVTKNDFLKQDELEILGEEFGIEVTVRDALEDVNYVGDYLDEDINDSDFVTRPPVVTIMGHVDHGKTSLLDKIRSSKVAKGEAGGITQHISSYTVEKNGQKITFVDTPGHAAFSAMRARGSAITDIVIIVVAADDGVKPQTEEVISHAKASGCPIIVAINKMDKETANPDMVKAQMAERDLTPIDWGGNTEFIGVSALTGAGIDDLLENILIQSELLELRADPTVKAKAAVIESSLEKGRGPVATIIVQNGTLRIGDNIVCDTTFGRVKAITDDNGNPVKELGLSETGTVLGLNDVPTTGTVMVVLDTDKEARDIATTRAEHARAKELSKSTKVSLEEMSGLIAEGKIKQLPVIIKTDVGGSLEAIKGSLEKIANDEVKVKVIHAAVGGITESDLILAGASEGCIILGFNVRPTGSVKAKAKADGISINTYSIIYDLIDDVKDALSGMMSAVIREENTGQAEVRDTFVVPKVGTVAGCLVTDGKVIRGGHARIIRDGIVTYTGKISSLKRFKDDAKEVANGYECGIMFDKFNDIKPGDFIETFIQIEEKVSVDKN
- the rimP gene encoding ribosome maturation factor RimP; its protein translation is MSLEESIKLAVESLGAKLYDIVNAKEHDRNIFRVLVTAENGISLDKCAEISRMISPILDVNEPMGGEYILEVSSPGIERKLRRKEHFLASVGEKVKIKNFATEVFKGELIFADNEKIIVKTEFGDDEITYDNILAAATYYEW
- the ribD gene encoding bifunctional diaminohydroxyphosphoribosylaminopyrimidine deaminase/5-amino-6-(5-phosphoribosylamino)uracil reductase RibD; this translates as MKIDDNFYMKLAIDEAWKYQLLTYPNPAVGCVILKDGKLLSIEAHKEAGMPHAEVNALKAAYLIEYPNSILKMKNSSQDIHTFLLENHNGYFNDCEIFVTLEPCNHIGKTPSCANLLKELKPKRVIVAHEDINKVASGGIETLKNFNIDVSLGCMKKEAYNLLYPFIKWSSGTFIFYKMAQTLNGCIDGTVSSKMSQLYVHTLRDKVDLMLIGGNTVRIDKPTLDARYIAGRAPNIMIYSKNKIFDNNIQLFKVPNRQVLISDDLFKLLDYKLVMVEGVYNLMNILKEKIDYIVLIVSPKIRNGINALNDINIDFEIVHENYLGEEKIIYLKRK